The DNA window CAAATGTGCCTTGGTTGTTCTGACCACACCCGAATTCGAAATTGGTGAAGGCATCAGAGGAAGATAGTGTTAGTGTATCGGTTGCAAAGTTGCCTTGAGAGTAGGATCCGTCACCATATGTGACCTGGTAGAGGCAATCGGTGGTGCAGGATGACTGTGAGTAGCCCGCTGAAGACAGTTGGGAGCATGCGTCGGAGTCACAAGGGATGTTGGAATAGGTGGATGATGCAGAAGGGTTGAAGTAGGGATCTTGTTGGGTATAACATTGGGTGGCGCATGGTTGGCATTGGATCCAAGTGAGATCACTACCTGTATCAAAAATTACTGTGAAATTTTGCTCAGGTGTTCCAAATCCAAGCCTGACAACGAAGTCTCCAGTCCCTAGGGAATTGCCAGAGTTGGCAGGTAGTTTTGCTGTAGAATCTGCTACTAGTGACTGTTGGTTGGAGGTTCTGGAATGGATGGAATTGACTCGGGTTTGGTCGTCGATGAGAATCTGGTGAAGACTTggaatttttgatttttctttcttcaatggTGAGCAAGGCCCATATTTGTGAGCTACTTTCAATCGCTTGCTTAAGATTTTTGAACCTGAAAAAACATAGAGAGGGTAACCATTAATATTTATGTGAAAAAACATAGAGAGGATTCTTTTCCACTATATATGTGAGTCTCACAGTGATGGATAAGATTCTTCTTCATAGAGGGATCAAAGAGTGATCCCATGACTCGGGTGATCTCGTGGCATGTGCTTAGTTCTCCCACTCTCAGGTTCCTGGGCTCTTTAGCCGAGTccc is part of the Macadamia integrifolia cultivar HAES 741 chromosome 9, SCU_Mint_v3, whole genome shotgun sequence genome and encodes:
- the LOC122088204 gene encoding aspartyl protease family protein At5g10770-like, which gives rise to MWDSAKEPRNLRVGELSTCHEITRVMGSLFDPSMKKNLIHHCSKILSKRLKVAHKYGPCSPLKKEKSKIPSLHQILIDDQTRVNSIHSRTSNQQSLVADSTAKLPANSGNSLGTGDFVVRLGFGTPEQNFTVIFDTGSDLTWIQCQPCATQCYTQQDPYFNPSASSTYSNIPCDSDACSQLSSAGYSQSSCTTDCLYQVTYGDGSYSQGNFATDTLTLSSSDAFTNFEFGCGQNNQGTFGTVDGLLGLGRSQISMISQTALTYGELFSYCLPSTTSSTGFLAFGTQAGSSSTPQYTPLLTNSNYPSFYFLNMTGISVGGKKLSIPESVFIISGTIIDSGTVITRLAPTAYSALRSAFRQAMSKYPAAASPDSLFDTCYNLSGYTTITVPTIVLHFGGGTDLNVDKSGILCEVSSDIYCLAFAGNNADTDLEILGNMQQQTFEVVYNVAKEKLGFGAGACS